The Setaria viridis chromosome 2, Setaria_viridis_v4.0, whole genome shotgun sequence DNA window ATTTGTTTATCactgctactccctccgtcccgcaaaCAGTGTCCCTTTAGTTCTATCCTAAatcaaatcattttatgtttgaccaagtttattcTAAGTCAAATTATCTaatgtttgaccaagtttatataaaaatatattaatgtTTTTGATGTGCAGTAAATTTCATTAGActcgttatgaaatatattttcgtAGCATAACTGTGCaaacttgatcaaatttaaaatacaAACATAAATATAAAGAAATCCTCCTTGCGGGACGGAAAGGTGTGGACATTAATGGAGGCTCATCTTCCAAGTGTTGCATGGCATTGTCCAAGGGACATTGATGGAAGAAaggtcgagagagagagagagagagatgcaaTGCAACGCAGGCACAGGGAGAGAGCAGCGCTGCCACAGTAGTGGTTGCAGCAGAGCCAGGCGGGACAAGGAGGCCCCGGGCGTCCAAGCCAAGCCGAGCAATGAGAATATGAGATGAAGCAACTCGCAACAAGAACATGGCAAGAACCATACCAGCATTTGCTACAATTGCCACTAATCTTAAACCGCCGTCGATCACGACGGTTAATTATCCTCTAATCATCTTCTTCCACCCCCAGCTCAGTTCCCTCCACACACCCCCTAACAATGACGAGAACCATCATTGCAAAATGCGCTGGCATAAGCAAGCGAAAATATTACATCTTTCCTTCTATCTTGTTGCCCCCCTTCTTGTCACGGCAATGGGCAAAATGGTTCTTCTGGTCGCCGCGCCAGCTTCTGATGCTCCTTTATCTCCTTCCGCTCCACCGCcaccgagcggcggcggcggcgtcgttcTCGCCATAGGCACCGCGCCTCCGGCACGGTGCGTCACGCGGCGCAGGTGGACGGCCAGGCGTCGCGGCTCTCCTCGTCGGGGGGAAGCGGATGCGGGACCGGGGGCGCGGCCGCGACCGCGGCGCGCTTGGGGGCACGGCCGGGGGGCTCCGGGGAGGACGACACGGAGGCGGGCCacgtgccggccgccgccgacgtggaGGCAGGGCGCGAGTCCGCCGTGGCGGACGACGAGCTCTCGCAGCTGAAGCAGGACAGCGCGCCGATCACGCCGCTCGGGCTCAGCGGCGGCGAGTAcatccgcgccgccgcgtgctTCCGCTTattcccggcgccggcgccggcgtcgccagCGAGGAAGCTCATGCCCGTCACCTCGGAGATGACCTTGGCGCACTCTGCGGCCTCGTCCTGCGACGTCGTGCGACGGTTGGTACACGCGCACAAACAAACGACAAGAATCGAAGCAGCTAAACGCAATGGCATTGTGCTGCGCTGACCTCGGGGGCATTGATGAGCGCCAGGAGCTCCGAGTCgtcgtctccgccgccggcggtggcgagcaACGCGGCGGTGGCCCACGCCGAGGGCCGGTGCCGAGGCCACCTCCAATCTGCCACATTATGGATAAAAATAAAGTCTTTGGCACGGAAATGCAGTAAAGATGGATCTTTGTCGCGCAAATGCAACTACTACATTGGCTGGAAGTCGCAGAGGGGCACGCACCGGCCATGACCGCGAGCAGGACGCCCTCGCAGTTGTGCAGGCgcatggcggcgtcggcgaggacgGGCTGGAGGTAGGAGAAGGGCGTGACCGGGTGCATTCGCCAGCCGAGCGCGGAGAGCACGAGCAGCTCCATCCGGCGCACCGTCTTGGCCTCGAACACGTAGGcgtcggcggggtcggcgccggcggcggcgcagagctgGAGGTCGAGGAGCAGCGGCACGCGCGTCTCCTCGACCTTGGCGGCGAGCGCAACGCAGGCGACGGCGGCAAGGCGCGCCATCCATGGACGGTCGCCAAGccggagcgcgccgccggcgaggaagcAGCGGTCGAGGtaggcgacggcgagcgcggcggtgaGCGCGGAGAAGCCcagccgcgccgcggcgcggcacgCCCAGCCGACCGCGGCCTCAcggcccgccgccccgccgtaCCCGTCGTCCTCCCCCTCgcccgccggcaccaccaccccctccttGGCCCTGAGCGCCTCGAACAGCGCCGGCAGCTCGTCGTCAAGAGCCGCCGGCCGCTGCTCATGCCGGTCCGGCCACTGGTCCTCAGCGTCCTCGACGGGTTCCTCGTGGTACAGGTCGAGGTGCTCCTCGGGGCAGTAGAGGGGGTCGAACAGCGCGGCGAAAGCCTCCATGGTTTGCTTTATTCCCCAAGGGAGGTAGGTCTAATGGAGGGCAATGGAGTGAGTGAGCTAACAAAtggagagctcaggcggcgacggcggtggaaGAGGAGAGCAGCGGcatctcctcctccatggcgAGAGCGCTAGCTTGCAGAAGCTAGGAAAATTTCGTCCTTTTTCTTGGTCTCTGGTGTGGCGTGGGGAGTGACGAGGCGAGACAGAGGCAGAGGGGTGGTGGGGGGAAAGAATCCGAAGCGGGGAGGAGGGAAAGCGTGGTTTTATCGGggtttgggaggaggaagacgaagggatAGAGAGAGAAATGGAGGAGTGAGAGAGTGACACGCAGGCGGCACAGCGGCTTCTTTATTGCCGCGGCGTGGTGTGGTgagacgagagagagaggggctTTTGATTTTTTGGGCTTCCCTCCAACATCTTTTTGGGTTCCCCAGGCAGGAGCAGCGAGCTAGCGCCTCTTCTCCATCCGTCTCAGAGTGACCAGTGACTAGGGTCTTTTCGTGCCTAGCTTGCTTGCTCGAGTACAACAAGCAAGCACTTGCTTGGCCCACGTCTGGACAAACAAACGCCTCTCCCCAGCTGGAGTCTCTGACATCTCGTCCCGACTCTCGGTTTTCCACTGGCAGGTACCCGGTACAAACAAAAGGTTAATTGGATATACTCATCATAATTATCACACTTTGGAAAATATACCATTAGCATTCGTGATATTGAAAAGCTGCCATTACAATTTCACATGTCCTGGCCCTTTCGATGTGTTTGTCAAAATTTCTGGACCAAAATACCCATCTTCTTCGTaccatcctctcctctctctccattcACATTGGTCTCCACCCCCGGCCAAAAGTCGACGAGCTCTTCACCACCTGAGCCAAAGTCGTCCCTGAGCCTGCCACTTCTCCGTGAGGCCGGTCCCGACGAGCTGGACAAAGAAGAGACCAAAAGGAAAGGGCGGCCTCACCAACTAGtccgccaccgcccaccagCGCCGCGGCCTCGACCGACCACTCCGCTGTTCGCCGCTACCATTTTGCCACCGCCGTTCTCTTCTTCCCTCCCCTAACATCTACGCTGCTCCATGAGCGATTTCTACTCCTCACCTCTGACCTCTGCTGGCTCGCGCGTAAGGTCTAGCTCCGCCAAGCCATGGCTCAGTCTGCTCCCGTCCCCAGCGACGATGCTGATGACTGCTCTTCATCCATATCGCCGACGACGGTGTCGAACATGGGACCGCCGACCGACAGCGCTAGGACGCGCGGGGATCATCTGCACAGGTTGGACTACCTGCATCGCTGCTACCCACAAGACGTGCTCGACGAAATGCCTCAAACGTTTTTTTCCTAATGCCATCAGCTGATGACCATTCTCGCTTGCATGTTCAGGAGCCTCCAGTTGTTCCCGCATCTCTGCTACGCCTTCTCCTCGGTGTCTCCTTCCTGAGGACGCAACGGCTGCCTGCACACGTTACTGTTGCTGTGCCCTCTCCGCCGAACAGCAGGCAGCCAGGTGCTGCCCATCGTCCATGCTCAAGTTCTGCATCATATTTGATCAGAAGGATTGAAAAGGAGTAGGGGCGCCCACAGAatgcttcctcttcgtgatggaATTTGGAAGAAAGAGCTAGCAATTGCAGCACGCAAACTGAAGCGGGTGTTGTTTTGTTCGTCAGGATATTCATGCACGAGCAAAATTGATTCGGGACTACAGAAAGCTACGGTTCAATTAGAGAAAGCAATGGAGGTGGGAGGCCGGAGATGATGCAGTCCTTGTAGAAGGCCAGGGAGGTGGGAGGAGCAGCGGTGCCGTGGAGAGAAAGGGGAGAAAAAGGAGAGACTGCTTACCCATCGAAGGGGTAAGCAGTGGCATATTTTCAGAACTTG harbors:
- the LOC117842437 gene encoding cyclin-D3-2 isoform X2 yields the protein MEAFAALFDPLYCPEEHLDLYHEEPVEDAEDQWPDRHEQRPAALDDELPALFEALRAKEGVVVPAGEGEDDGYGGAAGREAAVGWACRAAARLGFSALTAALAVAYLDRCFLAGGALRLGDRPWMARLAAVACVALAAKVEETRVPLLLDLQLCAAAGADPADAYVFEAKTVRRMELLVLSALGWRMHPVTPFSYLQPVLADAAMRLHNCEGVLLAVMADWRWPRHRPSAWATAALLATAGGGDDDSELLALINAPEDEAAECAKVISEVTGMSFLAGDAGAGAGNKRKHAAARMYSPPLSPSGVIGALSCFSCESSSSATADSRPASTSAAAGTWPASVSSSPEPPGRAPKRAAVAAAPPVPHPLPPDEESRDAWPSTCAA
- the LOC117842437 gene encoding cyclin-D3-2 isoform X1, yielding MEAFAALFDPLYCPEEHLDLYHEEPVEDAEDQWPDRHEQRPAALDDELPALFEALRAKEGVVVPAGEGEDDGYGGAAGREAAVGWACRAAARLGFSALTAALAVAYLDRCFLAGGALRLGDRPWMARLAAVACVALAAKVEETRVPLLLDLQLCAAAGADPADAYVFEAKTVRRMELLVLSALGWRMHPVTPFSYLQPVLADAAMRLHNCEGVLLAVMAGACPSATSSQYWRWPRHRPSAWATAALLATAGGGDDDSELLALINAPEDEAAECAKVISEVTGMSFLAGDAGAGAGNKRKHAAARMYSPPLSPSGVIGALSCFSCESSSSATADSRPASTSAAAGTWPASVSSSPEPPGRAPKRAAVAAAPPVPHPLPPDEESRDAWPSTCAA